The following are from one region of the Oscarella lobularis chromosome 3, ooOscLobu1.1, whole genome shotgun sequence genome:
- the LOC136184858 gene encoding EGF-like repeat and discoidin I-like domain-containing protein 3 isoform X2, producing MYSNDKRVWKYYRENNEDKEFSANAEQFSVVRNNFAQAVSTQYIRIKPVSWHGHICMRAEFFGCHKACESPLGMTTGAISTFGLESSSNYNDGHHQKFSRLNSINLGPNSLAWCAAQNDQNQFLQIDIGYVTTVTAVATQGRSKDINNCCDQWVTSYSVQYSKDGYLWNYYEVHGSIKTFSGNSDNDGVVRNYFSDGAVSARYIRIRPRTVHGHTSMRAEVYGCPKKCDLPLGMTTGAIANHQVRSSSDYDHAHSTKFARLTTTTLVGASAWCAKRLDTNQWLQINLGKVRRVTAVATQGRSDADQWITTYYIEYSTIGDDWNTYEDKSGNAKLFIGNSDRESVVKNALGQEGIDAQYIRFQPRSWYGHICMRVELFGCSD from the exons ATGTATAGCAACGACAAACGCGTCTGGAAATACTACAGAGAAAACAACGAGGACAAG GAGTTCTCAGCAAATGCAGAACAATTCAGTGTTGTTCGTAATAACTTCGCTCAAGCTGTTTCAACTCAATACATTCGAATCAAACCAGTTTCCTGGCACGGTCATATATGTATGAGAGCCGAATTCTTCGGATGTCACAAAG CGTGTGAAAGTCCGCTTGGCATGACGACGGGTGCTATTTCTACGTTCGGTCTTGAAAGTTCATCCAACTACAATGATGGCCATCACCAGaagttttctcgcctaaatTCAATCAATCTTGGGCCAAACTCACTTGCCTGGTGCGCAGCTCAGAATGACCAGAACCAATTTCTACAAATTGACATTGGGTACGTGACCACAGTCACAGCCGTTGCCACCCAAGGTCGCTCAAAAGATATTAACAATTGCTGTGATCAATGGGTGACATCATACAGTGTTCAATACAGCAAAGACGGCTATTTGTGGAACTACTACGAAGTTCATGGAAGCATTAAG ACCTTCTCCGGAAATTCTGACAATGATGGAGTTGTTAGAAACTATTTCTCGGACGGTGCTGTATCAGCAAGATACATTCGCATTAGGCCTAGAACAGTGCATGGCCACACAAGCATGAGAGCAGAAGTTTATGGCTGCCCAAAGA AGTGTGATCTTCCACTGGGCATGACTACTGGAGCAATAGCTAATCACCAAGTACGCTCATCCAGTGATTACGATCATGCTCATAGCACAAAATTTGCCCGATTGACAACAACAACTTTAGTTGGAGCATCAGCTTGGTGTGCGAAGAGATTGGACACCAACCAGTGGCTGCAAATTAACTTGGGCAAAGTTCGACGCGTCACTGCCGTTGCAACTCAGGGCCGTTCCGATGCTGATCAATGGATAACTACATACTACATCGAATACAGCACAATTGGTGATGACTGGAACACGTACGAAGACAAAAGTGGCAATGCCAAG CTCTTCATTGGCAATTCCGATCGAGAATCCGTTGTGAAGAACGCTCTTGGACAGGAAGGAATCGATGCTCAGTACATTCGATTTCAACCGAGAAGCTGGTACGGGCACATTTGCATGCGCGTCGAGCTGTTTGGCTGCTCTgactga
- the LOC136184851 gene encoding LIM domain-binding protein 2-like, translating into MEANNKHVGIPLRSSPPESLHHYSTPTNAFRRPPLHPELRLWELNRKMTQKPDETDGIWWDTFASEFFDDEAQLHLQICFEDGVKTHRLSRSLIPRFFRSLFDGGATSVEFSLPNPVESFLPNGVVRLESPNGVMTTTMTNDVVNSPSPVKAFAEGHLVVDFGYDELMRIRLWDFTIRHHFEMIPRHAVAATAAASPVQANQTMNPALERLTENSTKLGLNQHTLNFLKLCTILQPMQELMSRHKTYNIPPRECLKTTLFNKWQQKNVPVSHPMKIVPLEPAAAAAAVAPLPILPTSHVVSHPPPLTSPAVSSAPTTATKPSAKRLKRKRSQPSTPASMSSQPSTPTPSGPNSVVPLPTGSSQAESGGGGGGSQPKRRSPEVVPPLQRTNSGGSLSGRASVSSAVQAPPPPLQVPPPLQQQQQQPAPPPPPLSQPGSTERFVAHDIMVVGEPSLMGGEFGEEDERLIARLENVQFDPNHGGSGGGGGGPATLTWPPAQGENEESLG; encoded by the exons ATGGAAGCGAACAACAAACACGTCGGCATACcgcttcgatcgtcgccACCCGAATCCCTGCATCATTACAGCACGCCGAC CAacgcgtttcgacgtccgCCTCTTCATCCCGAACTGCGTCTCTGGGAGCTGAATCGGAAGATGACGCAGAAGCCAGAC GAAACGGACGGCATTTGGTGGGACACGTTCGCTTCggaatttttcgacgacgaagcgcaaCTTCACCTTCAGATTTGCTTCGAAGACGGTGTCAAGACGCATC GTTTAAGTCGGTCTCTCATACCGCGTTTCTTTCGATCTctcttcgacggcggcgcgacgagcgtcgaatTTTCCCTTCCCAATCCcgtcgagtcgtttttgccaaacggcgtcgttcgacttgAATCGCCGAATGGcgtcatgacgacgacgatgacgaacgacgtcgtcaattcgccgtcgcccgTCAAAGCCTTCGCCGAAGGccatctcgtcgtcgatttcggctACGACGAACTGATGCGCATTCGACTGTGGGATTTCACAATTCGGCATCATTTCGAAATGATTCCGAGACACGCGGTCGCCGCGACGGCCGCCGCGTCGCCCGTCCAGGCGAATCAGACAATGAATCCGGCTCTAGAGCGACTGACAGAGAACTCGACCAAACTAGGATTGAACCAGCACacgttgaattttttgaag TTGTGCACGATACTGCAGCCCATGCAGGAACTCATGTCGCGACACAAGACGTACAACATACCGCCGAGAG aatgtCTCAAGACGACTCTTTTCAATAAATGGCAGCAAAAGAACGTGCCCGTTTCACATCCAATGAAGATCGTTCCACTGGaacccgccgccgccgccgccgccgtcgctccgCTGCCTATTCTGCCCACTTCTCACGTCGTTTCACATCCGCCTCCTCTAACCTCGCCCGCCGTCTCGTCCGCACCGACAACCGCCACGAAGCCGTCGGCGAAAAGGCTCAAGCGCAAGCGCTCGCAGCCGTCGACGCCCGCGTCGATGTCCAGCCAACCGAGCACGCCGACTCCCTCGGGTCCCAATTCCGTCGTTCCTCTGCCAACGGGATCGAGTCAAGCCGaatccggcggcggcggcggaggctcGCAGCCGAAGAGACGATCGCCGGAAGTCGTGCCGCCACTTCAGCGCACCAATTCAGGCGGTTCTTTATCCGGTCGCGCTTCCGTTAGTAGCGCCGTAcaagcgccgccgccgccactgcaagtgccgccgccactacaacagcaacagcaacagcctgcgccgccgcctcccCCGCTGTCCCAACCGGGTTCAACTGAGCGTTTCGTTGCTCACGACATTATGGTCGTTGGCGAGCCGTCGCTTATGGGCGGCGAATTTGGCGAGGAGGACGAACGACTGATCGCTCGACTTGAAAACGTTCAGTTCGATCCGAATCACGGCGGcagcggtggcggtggcggggGGCCCGCTACTCTGACGTGGCCGCCCGCCCAGGGAGAGAATGAGGAGTCACTTGGTTAG
- the LOC136184846 gene encoding DNA polymerase lambda-like isoform X1, giving the protein MKKSRKRKGDPEERIQNPNGFLQDVKSLILEPKLGKARAEILGRQLLRNGGARHDALRATDTTHVLVDNDLTFSQILQHLKISQIPDGILVVRADWLSRCLVAGEKLPTVSYEVREETAKYQSDSDVTSATESSPEKQLPDGKYFCHKKPTAAKSLWDVVDDDSDYIDSDDGEFKSESSQSASQILTQDDDDSAAPAAKKLKGRWACAQPSTALPSNVNKHITDKLEVLQKAYTNTNDTWRSMMYKKAITALKSHPKEVTTYEEALEIPFVGKRLADKIMEIVSTGRLRKIDHLDPQLKTINLFTEVWGAGPTTARRWADQGFKTLDDLVESGCLTRQQSIGVKHYDDIKERIPRDEVEEIAKMVRETALAIVPGLETEVCGSYRRGKATCGDIDMLLSHPDGRSHSKLFKPLLARLTDQGSDDRLSSLESLSRWLGFLTDDLVIQEDGTQQKYLGVCKLPGEGKKHRRLDVIVVPYSEWACSLLYFTGSGYFNRSMRLYAHKKSMQLSQHGLYTNVIRRNREVVHQGQLLPCFSERDVFKHLGLDYLEPNERER; this is encoded by the exons ATGAAGAAAAGCCGAAAACGCAAAGGCGACCCAGAAGAAAGAATTCAAAATCCAAACGGCTTTTTACAAGACGTTAAATCGCTGATCCTCGAGCCGAAACTGGGCAAAGCGAGAGCGGAAATTTTAGGCCGACAATTGCTACGCAACGGTGGCGCCCGTCACGACGCTCTCCGTGCGACCGACACCACGCACGTGCTCGTAGACAACGACCTAACATTCAGTCAAATCTTGCAGCACTTGAAAATAAGCCAAATTCCAGACGGAATTCTGGTCGTGCGCGCTGATTGGCTGAGCCGGTGCTTAGTAGCAGGAGAGAAACTTCCAACGGTTTCCTACGAAGTGCGagaagaaacggcgaaatATCAATctgattctgacgtcacttccgccACGGAAAGTTCCCCTGAGAAACAGCTACCAGACGGGAAATACTTCTGTCACAAGAAACCAACAGCCGCTAAGAGTCTATGGGACGTAGTAGATGATGACAGCGACTATATCGATTCCGATGACGGTGAATTCAAATCTGAAAGCAGTCAAAGCGCTAGCCAGATTCTAACACAAGACGATGATGACTCTGCTGCTCCGGCAGCAAAGAAATTG AAAGGTCGTTGGGCGTGCGCTCAGCCGTCCACGGCGCTGCCGTCGAACGTGAACAAGCACATAACGGACAAACTGGAAGTTCTCCAGAAGGCGTATACGAACACAAACGATACGTGGCGATCGATGATGTATAAGAAAGCCATAACGGCACTCAAGTCTCATCCCAAAGAAGTAACGACGTACGAA GAAGCGCTCGAGATTCCCTTCGTTGGGAAGCGTCTCGCTGATAAGATAATGGAGATCGTTAGCACGGGACGCTTGAGAAAAATTGACCATCTTGATCCCCAACTCAAAACGATTAATCTTTTCACTGAGGTATGGGGCGCCggaccgacgacggcgcgtcgttGGGCTGATCAG GGATTCAAAACTCTTGATGACCTCGTCGAAAGTGGATGTCTGACGCGCCAACAGAGCATCGGGGTCAAACACTATGATGATATCAAGGAACGCATACCGCGAGATGAAGTGGAAGAAATAGCTAAAATg GTTAGGGAGACTGCCTTGGCTATTGTACCCGGTCTGGAAACTGAGGTGTGCGGCTCCTACCGTCGGGGCAAGGCGACGTGCGGGGACATTGACATGCTTCTATCGCATCCGGACGGACGCAGCCACTCTAAACTATTTAAACCCTTACTAGCCCGACTCACCGACCAAGGCAGTGATGACCGGTTGTCTTCTTTAGAATCTCTATCTCGCTGGTTAGGTTTTCTCACCGACGACTTGGTCATACAGGAGGATGGCACTCAGCAGAAGTATCTCGGCGTGTGCAAATTGCCAGGAGAGGGCAAAAAA CATCGCCGTCTCGATGTCATCGTCGTTCCCTACAGTGAGTGGGCGTGCTCCCTGCTCTACTTCACCGGATCAGGCTACTTCAATCGATCCATGAGATTGTATGCTCACAAAAAG tcgaTGCAACTCTCTCAGCATGGGCTCTACACGAACGTGATACGCCGCAATCGCGAAGTTGTGCACCAAGGTCAATTGCTGCCGTGCTTCAGCGAGCGCGACGTCTTCAAACACTTGGGCCTCGATTACCTTGAACCAAACGAACGAGAAAgataa
- the LOC136184846 gene encoding DNA polymerase lambda-like isoform X2, which yields MKKSRKRKGDPEERIQNPNGFLQDVKSLILEPKLGKARAEILGRQLLRNGGARHDALRATDTTHVLVDNDLTFSQILQHLKISQIPDGILVVRADWLSRCLVAGEKLPTVSYEVREETAKYQSDSDVTSATESSPEKQLPDGKYFCHKKPTAAKSLWDVVDDDSDYIDSDDGEFKSESSQSASQILTQDDDDSAAPAAKKLKGRWACAQPSTALPSNVNKHITDKLEVLQKAYTNTNDTWRSMMYKKAITALKSHPKEVTTYEEALEIPFVGKRLADKIMEIVSTGRLRKIDHLDPQLKTINLFTEVWGAGPTTARRWADQGFKTLDDLVESGCLTRQQSIGVKHYDDIKERIPRDEVEEIAKMVRETALAIVPGLETEVCGSYRRGKATCGDIDMLLSHPDGRSHSKLFKPLLARLTDQGFLTDDLVIQEDGTQQKYLGVCKLPGEGKKHRRLDVIVVPYSEWACSLLYFTGSGYFNRSMRLYAHKKSMQLSQHGLYTNVIRRNREVVHQGQLLPCFSERDVFKHLGLDYLEPNERER from the exons ATGAAGAAAAGCCGAAAACGCAAAGGCGACCCAGAAGAAAGAATTCAAAATCCAAACGGCTTTTTACAAGACGTTAAATCGCTGATCCTCGAGCCGAAACTGGGCAAAGCGAGAGCGGAAATTTTAGGCCGACAATTGCTACGCAACGGTGGCGCCCGTCACGACGCTCTCCGTGCGACCGACACCACGCACGTGCTCGTAGACAACGACCTAACATTCAGTCAAATCTTGCAGCACTTGAAAATAAGCCAAATTCCAGACGGAATTCTGGTCGTGCGCGCTGATTGGCTGAGCCGGTGCTTAGTAGCAGGAGAGAAACTTCCAACGGTTTCCTACGAAGTGCGagaagaaacggcgaaatATCAATctgattctgacgtcacttccgccACGGAAAGTTCCCCTGAGAAACAGCTACCAGACGGGAAATACTTCTGTCACAAGAAACCAACAGCCGCTAAGAGTCTATGGGACGTAGTAGATGATGACAGCGACTATATCGATTCCGATGACGGTGAATTCAAATCTGAAAGCAGTCAAAGCGCTAGCCAGATTCTAACACAAGACGATGATGACTCTGCTGCTCCGGCAGCAAAGAAATTG AAAGGTCGTTGGGCGTGCGCTCAGCCGTCCACGGCGCTGCCGTCGAACGTGAACAAGCACATAACGGACAAACTGGAAGTTCTCCAGAAGGCGTATACGAACACAAACGATACGTGGCGATCGATGATGTATAAGAAAGCCATAACGGCACTCAAGTCTCATCCCAAAGAAGTAACGACGTACGAA GAAGCGCTCGAGATTCCCTTCGTTGGGAAGCGTCTCGCTGATAAGATAATGGAGATCGTTAGCACGGGACGCTTGAGAAAAATTGACCATCTTGATCCCCAACTCAAAACGATTAATCTTTTCACTGAGGTATGGGGCGCCggaccgacgacggcgcgtcgttGGGCTGATCAG GGATTCAAAACTCTTGATGACCTCGTCGAAAGTGGATGTCTGACGCGCCAACAGAGCATCGGGGTCAAACACTATGATGATATCAAGGAACGCATACCGCGAGATGAAGTGGAAGAAATAGCTAAAATg GTTAGGGAGACTGCCTTGGCTATTGTACCCGGTCTGGAAACTGAGGTGTGCGGCTCCTACCGTCGGGGCAAGGCGACGTGCGGGGACATTGACATGCTTCTATCGCATCCGGACGGACGCAGCCACTCTAAACTATTTAAACCCTTACTAGCCCGACTCACCGACCAAG GTTTTCTCACCGACGACTTGGTCATACAGGAGGATGGCACTCAGCAGAAGTATCTCGGCGTGTGCAAATTGCCAGGAGAGGGCAAAAAA CATCGCCGTCTCGATGTCATCGTCGTTCCCTACAGTGAGTGGGCGTGCTCCCTGCTCTACTTCACCGGATCAGGCTACTTCAATCGATCCATGAGATTGTATGCTCACAAAAAG tcgaTGCAACTCTCTCAGCATGGGCTCTACACGAACGTGATACGCCGCAATCGCGAAGTTGTGCACCAAGGTCAATTGCTGCCGTGCTTCAGCGAGCGCGACGTCTTCAAACACTTGGGCCTCGATTACCTTGAACCAAACGAACGAGAAAgataa
- the LOC136184866 gene encoding ADP-ribosylarginine hydrolase Tri1-like isoform X1: MQSRLGLATEFMTKKEAKSRYGKKGPSSVDDIHQDFHRSRWTKGDWTDDTDQMLLIMLGIIEKDGQVLETDFANRLVKWIQEGFPELGDHGGCGVGRTVLTTVITKGFREHPHEIAKKTWEDSDCYLAANGAVMRTSILGVLNFNNISKVIENTKCICYATHADPRCLASCVAVTTAIAYMLQGRFSPEKPDDLKELITESCKHGLECLLENKEATNEMKKYVSAKSWKDLQLGGKKSIGYTFKALGAGFYGLAHCNDYWKSIIELIMEAGDADTNAAVCGALLGCKLGYTGLPAEHLEKMPHKKWLDKHVEKFLATIGLEDQAT; this comes from the exons ATGCAATCG CGACTAGGTCTCGCGACGGAGTTTATGACGAAGAAGGAAGCAAAATCGCGTTACGGTAAAAAAGGACCGTCTTCTGTTGATGACATTCACCAAGACTTTCATCGAAGCAG ATGGACTAAAGGAGATTGGACGGATGACACGGATCAG ATGCTGCTGATTATGCTGGGGATTATTGAAAAGGATGGTCAGGTATTGGAGACTGACTTTGCGAATAGGCTTGTGAAGTGGATTCAGGAGGGATTTCCTGAATTGGGTGATCACG GTGGTTGCGGTGTCGGTAGAACCGTATTAACAACTGTCATAACGAAAGGGTTCAGGGAGCATCCGCACGAAATCGCAAAGAAGACGTGGGAGGATTCGGA TTGCTATCTGGCTGCAAACGGTGCCGTGATGAGAACAAGCATTCTTGGAGTACTGAATTTCAATA ACATTTCTAAAGTAATTGAAAATACCAAGTGCATATGCTATGCTACGCACGCTGACCCTCGCTGCCTTGCAAGCTGCGTGGCTGTGACAACAGCA ATAGCGTATATGCTTCAAGGCAGATTTTCTCCAGAAAAACCagacgatttgaaagaaTTGATCACGGAGAGCTGCAAA CATGGTTTGGAGTGTCTTTTGGAAAATAAAGAAGCTACTAATGAAATGAAGAAATACGTGTCTGCCAAATCGTGGAAAGATCTACAGTTGGgcggaaaaaaatcaatagg GTACACGTTTAAAGCTCTCGGGGCTGGCTTTTATGGATTGGCACATTGTAATGATTACTggaaatcaataattgaGCTCATCATGGAAGCAGGCGACGCCGACAC TAACGCGGCTGTTTGCGGTGCTCTGCTGGGATGCAAATTGGGTTACACTGGTCTGCCAGCGGAACATTTGGAAAAGATGCCGCACAAGAAATGGCTCGACAAACATGTCGAGAAATTCCTTGCCACAATCGGATTAGAAGACCAAGCAACATAA
- the LOC136184858 gene encoding EGF-like repeat and discoidin I-like domain-containing protein 3 isoform X1, with protein MYSNDKRVWKYYRENNEDKEFSANAEQFSVVRNNFAQAVSTQYIRIKPVSWHGHICMRAEFFGCHKACESPLGMTTGAISTFGLESSSNYNDGHHQKFSRLNSINLGPNSLAWCAAQNDQNQFLQIDIGYVTTVTAVATQGRSKDINNCCDQWVTSYSVQYSKDGYLWNYYEVHGSIKTFSGNSDNDGVVRNYFSDGAVSARYIRIRPRTVHGHTSMRAEVYGCPKKCDLPLGMTTGAIANHQVRSSSDYDHAHSTKFARLTTTTLVGASAWCAKRLDTNQWLQINLGKVRRVTAVATQGRSDADQWITTYYIEYSTIGDDWNTYEDKSGNAKVYSLIWGTPFLNYVCLSAALHWQFRSRIRCEERSWTGRNRCSVHSISTEKLVRAHLHARRAVWLL; from the exons ATGTATAGCAACGACAAACGCGTCTGGAAATACTACAGAGAAAACAACGAGGACAAG GAGTTCTCAGCAAATGCAGAACAATTCAGTGTTGTTCGTAATAACTTCGCTCAAGCTGTTTCAACTCAATACATTCGAATCAAACCAGTTTCCTGGCACGGTCATATATGTATGAGAGCCGAATTCTTCGGATGTCACAAAG CGTGTGAAAGTCCGCTTGGCATGACGACGGGTGCTATTTCTACGTTCGGTCTTGAAAGTTCATCCAACTACAATGATGGCCATCACCAGaagttttctcgcctaaatTCAATCAATCTTGGGCCAAACTCACTTGCCTGGTGCGCAGCTCAGAATGACCAGAACCAATTTCTACAAATTGACATTGGGTACGTGACCACAGTCACAGCCGTTGCCACCCAAGGTCGCTCAAAAGATATTAACAATTGCTGTGATCAATGGGTGACATCATACAGTGTTCAATACAGCAAAGACGGCTATTTGTGGAACTACTACGAAGTTCATGGAAGCATTAAG ACCTTCTCCGGAAATTCTGACAATGATGGAGTTGTTAGAAACTATTTCTCGGACGGTGCTGTATCAGCAAGATACATTCGCATTAGGCCTAGAACAGTGCATGGCCACACAAGCATGAGAGCAGAAGTTTATGGCTGCCCAAAGA AGTGTGATCTTCCACTGGGCATGACTACTGGAGCAATAGCTAATCACCAAGTACGCTCATCCAGTGATTACGATCATGCTCATAGCACAAAATTTGCCCGATTGACAACAACAACTTTAGTTGGAGCATCAGCTTGGTGTGCGAAGAGATTGGACACCAACCAGTGGCTGCAAATTAACTTGGGCAAAGTTCGACGCGTCACTGCCGTTGCAACTCAGGGCCGTTCCGATGCTGATCAATGGATAACTACATACTACATCGAATACAGCACAATTGGTGATGACTGGAACACGTACGAAGACAAAAGTGGCAATGCCAAGGTCTACAGTCTAATTTGGGGGACCCCCTTTTTGAATTATGTTTGTCTGAGTGCAGCTCTTCATTGGCAATTCCGATCGAGAATCCGTTGTGAAGAACGCTCTTGGACAGGAAGGAATCGATGCTCAGTACATTCGATTTCAACCGAGAAGCTGGTACGGGCACATTTGCATGCGCGTCGAGCTGTTTGGCTGCTCTga
- the LOC136184862 gene encoding ADP-ribosylarginine hydrolase Tri1-like has translation MADQEKDFPSDSCPRSEDTAAMQSETCVVQKAWSTLSKDAIVDKIKGLIYGQALGDAIGLATEFMSKAQAESTYGKEGPSSFDDIVTDYHRHSWKKGDWTDDTDQMLLIMLGVIESRGAVSELDFAWRLKEWTKRGFPELGDQGGCGIGRTVWTTVRRPEFKKDPHKAARDTWESSGRFLAANGAVMRTSILGALNFNDIDKVIENTKRICLVTHADPRCLASCVAVTTAIALMLAGADSDESIEKSLDFGLKCLGDEQYAKEMRNYVSVKSLDELELDEEHTIGYTFKTLGSGFYGLRHCNDYWKTIMELIMEAGDADTNAAVCGALLGCKLGYKSLPAERLAKMPHVEWLEEKVTQFLTLIGLTENKD, from the exons ATGGCAGATCAGGAAAAGGATTTTCCGTCTGACTCTTGCCCTCGTTCCGAGGATACAGCTGCAATGCAATCGG AAACCTGCGTCGTGCAAAAGGCGTGGTCGACCCTGAGCAAAGACGCAATCGTCGATAAAATCAAGGGCCTCATCTACGGTCAAGCGCTCGGAGATGCGATCG GATTGGCGACGGAATTCATGTCGAAGGCCCAGGCGGAGTCGACGTACGGAAAAGAGGGgccgtcgtctttcgacgacatcgtGACGGACTATCATCGACACAG ttgGAAGAAGGGAGATTGGACTGACGACACCGATCAA ATGCTTCTTATCATGCTTGGAGTTATTGAGTCCAGAGGTGCCGTATCGGAGCTTGACTTCGCTTGGAGACTAAAAGAGTGGACGAAGAGAGGCTTTCCCGAGTTGGGGGATCAAG GTGGATGTGGCATCGGAAGAACCGTGTGGACAACGGTACGACGTCCAGAATTTAAAAAGGATCCTCACAAGGCTGCAAGAGACACGTGGGAGAGCTCAGG TCGCTTTCTCGCTGCTAACGGAGCCGTGATGAGAACGAGCATTCTTGGAGCATTGAATTTTAACG ACATTGATAAGGTCATTGAAAATACGAAGCGCATATGCCTCGTCACGCACGCCGATCCTCGCTGTCTGGCAAGCTGCGTAGCAGTGACAACAGcc ATTGCTCTCATGCTTGCAGGTGCAGATTCGGATGAATCAATTGAAAAGAGCCTAGAC TTTGGCTTGAAGTGTCTTGGCGACGAGCAGTATGCTAAAGAAATGCGAAACTACGTTTCCGTAAAGTCATTGGACGAATTAGAGTTGGACGAAGAGCATACAATAGG GTACACGTTTAAGACCCTTGGATCTGGTTTTTATGGACTGCGACACTGCAATGACTACTGGAAAACGATTATGGAACTCATCATGGAAGCCGGCGATGCTGACAC CAATGCGGCCGTCTGTGGGGCTCTGCTTGGTTGCAAGCTTGGCTACAAGAGCCTGCCAGCGGAACGTTTGGCGAAGATGCCGCACGTAGAATggcttgaagaaaaagtcactcAATTTCTCACTCTAATTGGGTTGACcgaaaataaagattag
- the LOC136184866 gene encoding ADP-ribosylarginine hydrolase Tri1-like isoform X2 encodes MAALQSDCPQDGAALGSPVRSSTEHVYRDDWSKLSRGEIVNKIKGVIYGQALGDAIGLATEFMTKKEAKSRYGKKGPSSVDDIHQDFHRSRWTKGDWTDDTDQMLLIMLGIIEKDGQVLETDFANRLVKWIQEGFPELGDHGGCGVGRTVLTTVITKGFREHPHEIAKKTWEDSDCYLAANGAVMRTSILGVLNFNNISKVIENTKCICYATHADPRCLASCVAVTTAIAYMLQGRFSPEKPDDLKELITESCKHGLECLLENKEATNEMKKYVSAKSWKDLQLGGKKSIGYTFKALGAGFYGLAHCNDYWKSIIELIMEAGDADTNAAVCGALLGCKLGYTGLPAEHLEKMPHKKWLDKHVEKFLATIGLEDQAT; translated from the exons ATGGCCGCCTTGCAATCCGATTGTCCTCAGGATGGCGCCGCTTTGGGCAGTCCCGTCCGTTCTTCGACAGAGCACGTTTATCGGGACGATTGGTCTAAACTGAGCAGAGGCGAGATCGTGAATAAAATCAAGGGCGTCATCTACGGCCAAGCTCTTGGCGATGCAATCG GTCTCGCGACGGAGTTTATGACGAAGAAGGAAGCAAAATCGCGTTACGGTAAAAAAGGACCGTCTTCTGTTGATGACATTCACCAAGACTTTCATCGAAGCAG ATGGACTAAAGGAGATTGGACGGATGACACGGATCAG ATGCTGCTGATTATGCTGGGGATTATTGAAAAGGATGGTCAGGTATTGGAGACTGACTTTGCGAATAGGCTTGTGAAGTGGATTCAGGAGGGATTTCCTGAATTGGGTGATCACG GTGGTTGCGGTGTCGGTAGAACCGTATTAACAACTGTCATAACGAAAGGGTTCAGGGAGCATCCGCACGAAATCGCAAAGAAGACGTGGGAGGATTCGGA TTGCTATCTGGCTGCAAACGGTGCCGTGATGAGAACAAGCATTCTTGGAGTACTGAATTTCAATA ACATTTCTAAAGTAATTGAAAATACCAAGTGCATATGCTATGCTACGCACGCTGACCCTCGCTGCCTTGCAAGCTGCGTGGCTGTGACAACAGCA ATAGCGTATATGCTTCAAGGCAGATTTTCTCCAGAAAAACCagacgatttgaaagaaTTGATCACGGAGAGCTGCAAA CATGGTTTGGAGTGTCTTTTGGAAAATAAAGAAGCTACTAATGAAATGAAGAAATACGTGTCTGCCAAATCGTGGAAAGATCTACAGTTGGgcggaaaaaaatcaatagg GTACACGTTTAAAGCTCTCGGGGCTGGCTTTTATGGATTGGCACATTGTAATGATTACTggaaatcaataattgaGCTCATCATGGAAGCAGGCGACGCCGACAC TAACGCGGCTGTTTGCGGTGCTCTGCTGGGATGCAAATTGGGTTACACTGGTCTGCCAGCGGAACATTTGGAAAAGATGCCGCACAAGAAATGGCTCGACAAACATGTCGAGAAATTCCTTGCCACAATCGGATTAGAAGACCAAGCAACATAA